In Opitutales bacterium, the DNA window TGTATCGTGTCCCATACGCCGGCATATAATACACTGTTTTCGAGGTATATATTAAATCCTCGACCCCAACCTCCCGTCTCAAAAATTACCTGCTTGCCTGGTTTGTCCAGGTCATCGGCTGCAAACCAGAGGCTGAAGGTTCGCTGGGTGAGGGCTTCCCCGAGATTGAGTAGTGGGTGTGATTCGAAATGGACTATATTGTTAGATCCTCCGAAGCGCGCTGCGCCCTCAAAGACACCCCCATTATTTGCAATGGGTTCACTACTTAGAGTGACTAGGTTGAGTGTGTTGGTGCTGTCCTGAACTTGGTTGTCCATGGGTGCGTATACGAAGAGGCCCATGTTTGAGACTTCAGTGACTGTGGAAGACTCAGGTAGCTGTATGAACTCGGTTGAGGCGATTGATTGAACCTCCTCGAGTTCAAGACTTCGGTTCCAAATAGCAAAATCGTCAATATAGCCGTGAAAGGCTCCCCCAATGGTCTCACCATCTTCGAAGAGAGTGTTGTCCTGGTAGTTGCCCAGCGCTGTCGCACCGGCATGCTCGGCGATCTGCATGGCGATACTGTTCTCAGTATCGAATTCAACACCGTCGAGGTAGGCCTTGAAGGCGCCAGACTGTGTTTCCCTCGGTTTGCTTGCAGCATCCAAAACGAGCGCAAGGTGATAGAATTTTCCTTCCTGAAGGCCCGCGTATTTGCGCCAGGTTCCAGGCCATGCGTCGATGTCGCCGATCTCAGTATCTAAAATGTTATCCCAGACACCCGCGTATAAAATACCCGCTTCGATGTAGGCATTAAAGCCCCTTCCAAATCCTCCGGTTTCGAAGAGCACTTGCTTGCCTGGTAGTGAGAGATCTTCCGCTGCAAACCACAGGCTAAAGCTGCGTTGGGTGAGCGAGGAACCTAAGTTGAGTGATGTATCAGACTCGATCGATATGATATCGTCTACACCATTGAAGAACGCTGCATCGGTTCGTTTATTAAGAATACTCACTTCCTGAATGCTAGCCTGCGCTGTGTAGGCGAGATTTTTGGTAAAATCCTGGAAAGACCCCTCAAATGGAACGTAGGATACCAACTGCTGAAGAGATACCTCGGAGAGAGTAGAATCCTCAGGGAGGGTGAAGGAGTAAGCGCTCAGATCTATTGTCGCAACAGCAGTGTTAGAAGCGTTAGACTCAATGATGATCTGTCCATCAACAAAGCCATCGATACCGTTTGGAGTGAAAGCGATTTCGATGACACCCTCCTCATCAGTGCCCAGGCTAAATGCTGAGTCCGACAATACGGAGAATGCACTGTCTGTTGTCGCTACGGATTGTATCAAAAGCTCCCCAATGCCTCGGTTCAGAATTTGGATTTGTGTGATAGATGAGCCCTGGGAATCGACCGCGTCTAACTGCACAAAACTGGGAACTTCGATGTATGGCTCAAAGGCTAGGTGTTTGACAGCATTGTAAGCATTGAGTCGCCCCCCTGTTCGAGTCATGCCGTCGAGAGCGTCTACGGGGTCAGTGGCTGAGAAGAGCAGTTCAATGATGTCTGTATAGGGGGAATCCGTACCATATCGAGACAGCATCAGAGCAAGAACACCGGCAACATGAGGTGTTGCCATGGATGTGCCGCTTTTACGGCCATACTTTCGGTCAGGTATGGTGCTGTAGATGCTTCCCCCCGGTGCCGCCAAATCTACGGACTCGAGTCCATAGCTTGAAAAGCTTGACTTCCTGTCATTCAGTTCGGAGCTGGCAACTGAGATGATGTTGTCGACGTCGAGTGAGGCTGGCGGTATTAGGAACGTGTCATTATTTCTGTTCCTATTGCCCGCCGCAGCAACGGCTATGTGATTAGCGGCCTGGGCTCGCAAAAACGCAGATCGCATCAAAAAATCTGAACTTCCAGAAAATACGCCCCCATAGCTATACGAGTGATTGCTGATGTGGCTGCCCATTTCTACAGCGTAATCGATTCCTTCTAAATTATCGTAGAAACTACCGCTATTATTCATAATTCTGACCGGCATGATCGCGACATCGTGCGCTACGCC includes these proteins:
- a CDS encoding S8 family serine peptidase, with the translated sequence MIDLNSHGTHVAGTIGAQGNNGIGVPGVAHDVAIMPVRIMNNSGSFYDNLEGIDYAVEMGSHISNHSYSYGGVFSGSSDFLMRSAFLRAQAANHIAVAAAGNRNRNNDTFLIPPASLDVDNIISVASSELNDRKSSFSSYGLESVDLAAPGGSIYSTIPDRKYGRKSGTSMATPHVAGVLALMLSRYGTDSPYTDIIELLFSATDPVDALDGMTRTGGRLNAYNAVKHLAFEPYIEVPSFVQLDAVDSQGSSITQIQILNRGIGELLIQSVATTDSAFSVLSDSAFSLGTDEEGVIEIAFTPNGIDGFVDGQIIIESNASNTAVATIDLSAYSFTLPEDSTLSEVSLQQLVSYVPFEGSFQDFTKNLAYTAQASIQEVSILNKRTDAAFFNGVDDIISIESDTSLNLGSSLTQRSFSLWFAAEDLSLPGKQVLFETGGFGRGFNAYIEAGILYAGVWDNILDTEIGDIDAWPGTWRKYAGLQEGKFYHLALVLDAASKPRETQSGAFKAYLDGVEFDTENSIAMQIAEHAGATALGNYQDNTLFEDGETIGGAFHGYIDDFAIWNRSLELEEVQSIASTEFIQLPESSTVTEVSNMGLFVYAPMDNQVQDSTNTLNLVTLSSEPIANNGGVFEGAARFGGSNNIVHFESHPLLNLGEALTQRTFSLWFAADDLDKPGKQVIFETGGWGRGFNIYLENSVLYAGVWDTIQDTVIGDESVWPGTWRQIGGIEEGVYYHVALVFDASAKPKTPHAGAFKAYLNGEEFDERNSIAMQIADHPGKTGLGNHVDHTLFPDGNQTGVAFSGYVDDFAAWNRNLSRNEIRTLAGLPPEEIEIGSTVGQISLDDIVMYAPMNDTFQDITFNLDLTPVGGISLEDDLGKFAGGAKSNGIESTMLSIKSAPSLNLSPTLTKRSFSMWFLAEDLSLPGKQVLFESGGNFRGFNAYIEGRKLYAGVWDTLLDTEVGDQDTWSGTWRESGDIQEGVYYHLALVIDAGQDPASPHSGAFKAYLNGVEFDPDNSVAMQIAAHSGQSSIANYADSSLFADGETTGVAFKGIVDDFAIWNRSLDQGEITTLSARFTFILDNE